A window of Cryptosporidium parvum Iowa II chromosome 1, whole genome shotgun sequence contains these coding sequences:
- a CDS encoding G-patch domain containing protein — protein MDDLYFGLPPPVSKRSNPDTETSSSSGIDEISAIKKSNTWNIFIDSSINHNIVCEMEGQDIRCGNKSGNLLDLEYDPKSPNTYTIHQNKSESPPAENKISVEKTEIKFEIGQKLLEKMGWKQGEGLGKNNQGIKFPIKIYRKKDFIKRY, from the coding sequence atGGATGACCTATATTTCGGGCTCCCACCCCCAGTTTCAAAAAGAAGCAATCCTGATACTGAAACATCGTCAAGTTCTGGTATCGATGAAATTTCCGCAATTAAAAAGTCTAACACAtggaatatattcattGACTCATCAATAAACCATAATATAGTTTGCGAAATGGAGGGGCAAGATATTCGATGTGGGAATAAAAGTGGAAACCTTTTAGATCTGGAATACGATCCTAAATCACCAAATACTTATACTATACACCAAAATAAAAGCGAGTCTCCCCCGGCAGAGAATAAAATTTCAGTTGAGAAAACTgaaatcaaatttgaaataggCCAAAAACTACTTGAAAAAATGGGCTGGAAACAAGGAGAGGGATTgggaaaaaataatcagGGCATAAAATTTcctattaaaatatatagaaaaaagGACTTTATCAAACGCTACTAA
- a CDS encoding GCN3p like EIF2B,translation initiation factor eIF-2B alpha subunit, with translation MELDSIKANDQHCYSNEKNKTGIPILTGRNNVDKVVEYFWEHLKRNLSFEANSRVYKPLISALFSLSRVASESLATNSPELITEITAAKEILMLSLSDEKALYKLVSEFGTTNISIAPICKIFESKILSLVLEGCDSSESQVTFLKNIIIEKTDSFVKNFIFGIQKMVDLSLSIFVKDRMTILTFGYSENVEMVLENAWENFNKHYNLFVVMPSEAKQTNIESEVRKGLYSYQQRKVSEWENGLTKRGINISILSMDTIYNAMNIVDFVLLNIECILENGSAIGICGTAAISCIAKKVFNKPVYIVTHSTKFTNLLPFNMNINNILSDITYQNHQLNSSPVTSIVDISESSYISMIFTDIGAMTPQNVSLETKQYT, from the coding sequence atgGAATTGGATTCAATTAAAGCTAATGATCAGCACTGCTActcaaatgaaaaaaataaaacagGGATACCAATATTAACGGGTAGGAACAATGTTGACAAAGTTGTCGAATATTTTTGGGAGCACTTGAAGAGAAACTTATCATTTGAAGCAAATTCAAGGGTTTATAAACCTTTAATATCGGCATTATTTTCACTGTCGAGAGTTGCTTCAGAAAGCCTTGCAACAAACTCGCCAGAACTAATTACAGAAATAACTGCAGCTAAAGAGATTTTAATGTTGAGTTTAAGTGACGAAAAGGCTCTTTATAAGCTTGTTTCTGAGTTTGGTACAACGAATATTTCAATCGCCCCAATTTgtaaaatttttgaatccaAAATACTAAGTTTAGTGCTTGAGGGTTGCGACTCATCCGAATCACAAGTTACattcttaaaaaatataataattgaaaaaacaGATAGTTTTGTGaaaaactttatttttggaatacAAAAAATGGTTGACTTATCTTTATCAATCTTTGTAAAGGATAGAATGACAATATTAACATTTGGATATAGTGAAAATGTTGAAATGGTACTTGAAAATGCATGggaaaattttaataaacaCTATAATTTGTTTGTTGTTATGCCAAGCGAAGCAAAACAAACCAATATTGAATCTGAAGTCCGTAAAGGATTATATTCTTACCAACAAAGGAAGGTCAGCGAATGGGAAAATGGACTGACTAAAAGGGggattaatatttctatattatCTATGGACACAATTTATAATGCAATGAATATTGTGGACTTTGTATTACTGAATATTGAATGCATACTTGAAAATGGATCAGCAATAGGAATTTGTGGGACTGCGGCAATATCTTGTATCGCAAAAAAAGTTTTCAACAAGCCAGTTTATATTGTCACGCATTCAACAAAGTTCACAAATTTATTGCCTtttaatatgaatataaataatattctgTCTGACATTACTTACCAGAATCATCAGCTAAATAGCAGTCCAGTTACTTCAATTGTAGATATTTCAGAGAGCTCTTATATTTCAATGATATTTACGGACATTGGTGCAATGACACCCCAAAATGTCTCATTAGAAACTAAACAATATACCTAA
- a CDS encoding vesicle transport protein codes for MCETTFIGRASDGLILTETWDDLSSNRSLQSYKHQAKQILKSIGNDQGVEKCSIDSGNYVFHYIVNDGIIYMTLSGKSYPKKLAFSFLDEIKRLFIEELGREFANRDEFKSLIDAIDKPYYFIKFDRIIQRCKSEYKDPNSNKSLQKLNDSLIEVTNIMRRNVDDILLRGENLNDVERKANDLKFASLEFSRAAKKLSLHALIQKYAPILALSAIVLIIIIWKLIL; via the exons atgtGCGAAACAACGTTCATTGGGAGAGCTAGCGATGGCCTAATTCTTACTGAGACTTGGGATGATTTAAGCTCCAACAGATCTCTGCAGAGTTATAAGCACCAAGctaaacaaatattaaaaagcATCGGGAATGATCAAGGAGTAGAAAAATGTTCTATTGATAGTGGAAATTATGTCTTCCACTACATTGTAAATGATGgtattatttatatgaCTTTATCGGGAAAGTCATACCCGAAGAAGTTGgctttttcttttctagatgaaataaaaaggttatttattgaagaacTAGGGAGAGAATTTGCAAATAGAGATGAATTCAAGAGCCTGATTGATGCAATAGATAAGCCGTATTATTTCATAAAGTTTGACCGAATAATTCAACGATGCAAATCCGAATATAAGGACCCAAACTCGAACAAGTCGCTACAAAAACTAAATGACTCGCTAATTGAG GTAACTAATATAATGAGAAGAAATGTGGATGATATTTTACTGAGAGGTGAAAATCTTAATGATGTTGAAAGAAAAGCCaatgatttaaaatttgCATCCCTGGAATTTTCTAGAGCTGCAAAAAAGCTTTCATTGCATgcattaattcaaaaatatgcACCAATATTGGCCTTATCGGCTATAGTTTTGATCATCATTATATGGAAGcttattttataa
- a CDS encoding TB2/DP1/HVA22 family integral membrane protein that may be involved in membrane trafficking, 3x transmembrane domains — MTNNWRMLNSNKNPESLSVFSGLSIDFEAYCKEIDSKLVNISWIKPASESLGCRPCYLMFGAVFILVLIVSMGYAGALICNLVGFIYPAYMSFKALETPGKLDDKQWLTYWVVYAIFNILEVFIDIILFWMPFYYLFKLCFLFWLFLPQTTGAVTLYNNIFRPLLIRFEKKIDNTIENVLDVSNSARLVAQRYSKKLLEGSEKIE, encoded by the coding sequence ATGACGAATAATTGGAGAATGttaaattctaataaaaatCCGGAATCACTGAGTGTATTTAGTGGTCTAAGTATTGATTTTGAAGCATATTGCAAGGAAATAGACAGCAAGCTTGTCAATATTTCGTGGATAAAGCCAGCTTCTGAATCTTTAGGGTGTAGACCCTGTTATTTAATGTTTGGGGCGGTATTCATATTAGTTCTAATTGTAAGTATGGGTTATGCAGGAGCATTGATTTGTAACCTAGTTGGCTTTATCTATCCTGCATATATGAGCTTCAAAGCTCTAGAAACTCCAGGGAAATTGGATGACAAACAATGGTTAACTTACTGGGTGGTTTAtgcaatatttaatattttagaagtttttattgatattataCTTTTCTGGATGCCATTCTACTACTTATTTAAGCTCTGTTTTCTATTTTGGCTATTTTTGCCCCAAACTACAGGAGCCGTAACTTtgtataataatatttttcgCCCACTGTTAATTAggtttgaaaaaaaaatagataaTACAATTGAAAATGTTTTGGATGTATCAAACTCCGCAAGACTAGTTGCTCAAcgatattcaaaaaaactACTCGAAGGTTCTGAAAAAATAGAATAA
- a CDS encoding DNAJ protein: MNLINKLYRIYKREKKEDLRISDKEEPLIISKTRMALLELEIKTLAYILSRELKTSSQISNLSEIKWAEITTDDLDRLESILFENVYEIEINPIVKSLISILRGLLDTRNKFFNGKAMPFYVKLKNENVQSTFILEESVNFPFRNDRLIKQCENINSSNATPKSYFSSRTPRNLPDFNQKVELPIKSRSNHINLISSTPRSTSCQTPRTKNHMKHTNLDYSTPKSEINKKNYYIFSDSNTPRRSSKTGICGNSKISNNQQGSIMAAKALLGLSVNIPATEQDIRKAYLKAAMKWHPDKMNSSTNGKSHICFTAIQNAMEILLQNISKNGEV, encoded by the coding sequence atgaatttaataaataaacttTACCGAATATATaagagagaaaaaaaggAGGACTTAAGAATAAGTGACAAAGAAGAgccattaataatatcaaaaacAAGAATGGCACTATTAGAACTagaaattaaaactttAGCTTACATTCTTTCTAGAGAATTAAAAACGAGTTCTCAAATTTCTAATCTATCCGAAATCAAATGGGCAGAAATTACCACTGATGACTTGGATAGACTTGAATCCATCTTGTTTGAAAATGTCTACGAAATAGAAATTAACCCGATAGTTAAGTCATTAATCTCTATTTTGAGAGGACTATTAGATACACGTAACAAGTTTTTTAATGGCAAAGCGATGCCGTTCTAtgtaaaattaaagaatgagAATGTTCAAAGTACATTTATTTTAGAAGAAAGCGTTAATTTTCCATTTAGAAACGATAGATTAATCAAACAATGTGAAAATATAAACTCTAGTAATGCTACTCCAAAATCATATTTCTCTTCAAGAACCCCAAGAAACCTTCCAGACTTTAATCAAAAGGTAGAATTGCCAATTAAAAGTAGGTCGAAccatataaatttaatttcttcaactCCAAGAAGTACTTCGTGTCAAACACCTAGGACAAAGAATCACATGAAACATACGAATTTAGATTATTCTACACCAAAATCcgaaataaataaaaaaaattattatatttttagtGATTCAAATACCCCAAGAAGAAGCTCAAAAACTGGAATTTGTGGCAATTCGAAAATATCTAACAACCAGCAAGGAAGTATAATGGCAGCAAAAGCGCTGCTTGGGTTAAGTGTTAATATACCTGCAACTGAGCAAGATATTAGAAAGGCATATTTGAAGGCAGCAATGAAGTGGCATCCTGATAAGATGAACTCAAGTACAAATGGGAAATCGCATATTTGTTTTACTGCAATTCAAAACGCAatggaaatattattgcaaaatatttccaaaaatgGAGAGGTTTAA
- a CDS encoding Fur1p like uracil phosphoribosyltransferase: MNFIVSPTEQELYSELSSKYPSLHICTQTPQLKGVMTILRDANTSKEDFVFYTDRICRIVLEHALNLLPYDYKEIKTPNGIEVKGIAFNTPICGVSLIGSGEAMENALRFVCRGCRIGKVLLNNSSENEFDNAISAAYVKLPEDVSERVVIVMSPVLGTGNSLCCLIEVLIKNNVKEKNIICMALLSSKLAIERVFSQFPEIRLVISSIDYNLDENMQVVPGVGNFGDRYFGIKCSK; the protein is encoded by the coding sequence ATGAATTTTATCGTATCCCCAACAGAACAAGAGCTTTACAGCGAGTTAAGTTCTAAATATCCGAGCCTGCACATTTGCACTCAAACACCACAACTAAAAGGAGTTATGACAATACTTAGAGATGCAAACACTTCAAAAGAAGACTTTGTGTTTTACACAGATAGAATATGTAGAATTGTTCTTGAACATGCTTTAAACCTTCTTCCTTATGATTATAAGGAAATTAAAACCCCAAATGGAATCGAAGTCAAGGGAATTGCATTTAACACTCCCATCTGCGGCGTGAGCCTAATAGGATCTGGTGAAGCGATGGAGAATGCGCTTAGATTTGTATGCAGAGGATGTAGAATAGGGAAGGTGTTATTAAATAACTCTTCTGAAAACGAATTTGACAACGCTATTTCTGCAGCATATGTAAAATTACCCGAAGATGTCTCAGAAAGAGTTGTAATCGTAATGAGCCCAGTGTTAGGAACTGGTAATTCACTATGTTGTTTGATAGAAGTGCTGATAAAGAACAATGtaaaagagaaaaatattatttgtatgGCACTGCTTTCGTCAAAATTAGCAATCGAACGAGTTTTCTCACAATTTCCAGAAATCAGACTTGTAATCTCCTCAATAGATTATAATCTTGATGAAAACATGCAGGTTGTTCCTGGAGTTGGTAACTTTGGCGATAGATACTTTGGAATTAAATGTAGCAAATAA